The nucleotide window CGGTGCGCCTTGTTTGTGGGTGATCAGCGGGTCGATGCCGTTGACCCCTTGTTCCTCGATCCGAGCGCACGCTTTTACGACGTAGGCAACGATGTGATTGCCGAGGGGCGCGAGCCGCTCCAGTTCGCAATGAAGAACGGGCGCACGGGAGCAGAGGGTATTGTAAGGTTGCGCTTTTCATACATGCCTCCGACGTTCCAGCGCAACGCTGATGGGACGGAAAACAAGGAACGCCTTTCCATAATGAAGGAGAACAACGCTTACTTCATTGTCACCCGAGCTGGGCGGCAGATTGATCTGGTCACGCGGACGGCCTACCCGAAAGACGACCTCAACACCGGCAACCTGAACATTTTCGACCGTAACTGGGCGATTGAACTCGATTTCGACCCGATCCTTGACGAGGAGTTCGGCATCACGGTGAACAAACAGCAGGTGAACTTGAGCGAACGCACGTGGCAGGCACTCATGGACAACGGCGTGCCAGGCATTGTGAAGAATGATCTGCGCGCGAAATTCGCGAAGGCGCGTGACGACAAGAAGGCCAAAGCCGATGAGAACGCACCCAAGCAGTCGGAAAAGGTGATGGCGGAGGCAGAGAAGTTCGCCAAGAAGCGGCCTCAACTGCCTGACAGCAAACTGGAACAGGCCCGCAAGAAGATTGAGGCAGAGGCCGAGAAGGAGGCGAAGGAAAAAGACAAGCCGAAGGCGGAAGTTGAGAAGAAGTTGCTGGAAGAGGCCCACGCAAACAAATACGTCGTGCTCTTTGAGGCATTGGAGGGCGCGCCGTTCTACCGCCCGGACATGTTTGGCCCGCAGACACAGGTTCGAATCAACACCCGGCATCGGTTTTACAGCGAGGTTTACGATGGGCTCAAGACCATGCCTCGCGTCCGAGCCGCCGTTGAACTGCTGCTGTTCACTCTGGCTGCGGAAGAATTGACCGCCGATGGCAACCGCGAGCTGTTTTACAAGCAGGAGCGCAAGCAGTGGTCTGACCGGCTGGAATTGCTCCTGCAATTGTTGGATCGGAAATCATCGTTGGAGGAAGAGCAGTCGGCAGAAGCCGAATCAAAAGAAGTTGCGTGATCCAATCGGGTGCGGCGGGCGATTGGCTGGCGGCTTTAACCCTGGCCAATTCGCCGTTGCGACCCAGTGCAACCCAATATTATGGCAAGGCACGCATCTTCTCTGGTGGTGGCCTCGCATTTCATCGAGGCGACGCGAGACTCCGGCTACAAGAGCCTCGGCTCTGCGCTGGCGGAGTTGATT belongs to Verrucomicrobiia bacterium and includes:
- a CDS encoding ATP-binding protein, producing MKIKKPAVQSTKEAASMPTLDLEAQHKYVQSLKKTGERSFQLIATSAFVESMRDSGYKSTATAVDEFVDNADQAGATRVDLLYQVVNGDGNQHDIGAIAVVDDGHGMEPDMIRAAVLWGGTHRHNDRSGLGRFGFGLPSAAVSITRRFEVYSKVKGGEWYRVCVDLNDVCAGKHTNNEGLVIAPDSEKATLPAWVQKSLGKRTLDQGTVVLLVAPDRLTTGFRKPNAFHRNMMEHFGLIYRGILNRCALFVGDQRVDAVDPLFLDPSARFYDVGNDVIAEGREPLQFAMKNGRTGAEGIVRLRFSYMPPTFQRNADGTENKERLSIMKENNAYFIVTRAGRQIDLVTRTAYPKDDLNTGNLNIFDRNWAIELDFDPILDEEFGITVNKQQVNLSERTWQALMDNGVPGIVKNDLRAKFAKARDDKKAKADENAPKQSEKVMAEAEKFAKKRPQLPDSKLEQARKKIEAEAEKEAKEKDKPKAEVEKKLLEEAHANKYVVLFEALEGAPFYRPDMFGPQTQVRINTRHRFYSEVYDGLKTMPRVRAAVELLLFTLAAEELTADGNRELFYKQERKQWSDRLELLLQLLDRKSSLEEEQSAEAESKEVA